The proteins below are encoded in one region of Pseudoduganella armeniaca:
- a CDS encoding DUF5110 domain-containing protein, translating to MPLLVRAGAIVPMGPVTQYVDEKPDAPLTLKVYTGADGQFSLYEDDGVSEGYRRGEFSRIALRWDERRRTLSIGAREGSYPGMVARRTLRVHFVKPGVSSSDTLDTADKEVQYDGQAVTVKL from the coding sequence ATGCCGCTGCTGGTCCGGGCCGGCGCCATCGTGCCGATGGGCCCTGTGACGCAGTACGTCGACGAGAAGCCGGATGCGCCGCTGACCCTGAAGGTCTACACTGGCGCGGACGGGCAGTTCAGCCTGTACGAGGACGACGGCGTATCGGAAGGCTACCGGCGCGGCGAGTTCTCGCGCATCGCGCTGCGCTGGGATGAGCGGCGCCGCACGCTGTCGATCGGCGCGCGCGAAGGCAGCTACCCGGGCATGGTGGCGCGGCGCACGCTGCGCGTGCACTTCGTCAAGCCGGGCGTGTCGTCCAGCGACACGCTCGACACGGCCGACAAGGAAGTGCAATACGACGGCCAAGCCGTCACGGTGAAACTGTAA
- a CDS encoding beta-glucosidase family protein — translation MRKRIVCMLAALCATGTQAQPADPAQRAKATVAQMTQEEKLKLVFGYFSTDFNGVARPKEGINYTAGFIHGVPRLNIPPQHQTDAGIGVATQPSPAPRGRTALPSGLATAATWNRQLAYEAGAMIGKEARLSGHNVLLAGAVNLMREPRNGRNFEYAGEDPLLAGTMTGEQIRGIQSNGIVSTLKHFAFNDQETNRTTIDVKVGDAAGRMSDLLALQIAIEHGNPGSVMCSYNLVNGVYACESDYLLNRVLKRDWGYQGYVMSDWGAVHSTIPAALAGLDQQSGWPFDASPYFGPALREAVDNGHVPKARLDDMVTRILWAMHANGLMDNPVPVVEPDKIDFAAHAQVTRRGAEEGIVLLKNAGGVLPLARDVRKIAIIGGHADVAVLSGGGAAQVHPVGGSAVKGEGPQGFPGPIVWFPSSPLKALAARTQAEVTYHDGKDVAAAARLAAQSDVAIVFGTQWTAESLDVPSLALPDNQDALVDAVTSANRRTVVVLETGGPVTMPWLDQAAAVLAAWYPGTAGGEAIARVLTGEVDASGRLPATFAQSEAQLPRPKIDGDPTSKTGRFKTDYDIEGAAVGYKWFEKTGRKPVFAFGHGLSYTTFAFDGLVARPAGGGAVRVDFAVKNTGTRPGYAVPQVYAAAFKAAGWEAPRRLAGWDKLLLQPGERKQVSVTVPARMLAVYVPKAGAWKVAPGQYTFTLATAADAPVAQARARVGASTIPVALQPVR, via the coding sequence ATGAGGAAACGCATCGTATGCATGCTGGCGGCGCTGTGCGCCACAGGCACCCAGGCCCAGCCAGCCGACCCGGCGCAGCGCGCCAAGGCGACCGTGGCGCAGATGACGCAGGAGGAGAAGCTGAAGCTGGTGTTCGGCTATTTTTCGACGGACTTCAACGGCGTTGCCCGGCCCAAGGAGGGCATCAACTACACGGCCGGCTTCATCCACGGCGTGCCGCGCCTGAACATCCCGCCGCAGCACCAGACCGACGCGGGCATCGGCGTGGCCACGCAGCCTTCGCCCGCGCCGCGCGGGCGCACGGCGCTGCCGTCCGGCCTGGCCACGGCGGCGACGTGGAATCGCCAGCTGGCCTACGAGGCCGGTGCGATGATCGGCAAGGAAGCCAGGCTGTCCGGCCACAACGTGCTGCTGGCCGGTGCCGTCAACCTGATGCGCGAACCGCGCAACGGCCGCAATTTCGAGTACGCGGGCGAGGACCCGCTGCTGGCCGGCACGATGACGGGCGAGCAGATTCGCGGCATCCAGTCGAACGGCATCGTCTCGACCTTGAAGCATTTCGCCTTCAACGACCAGGAAACCAACCGCACCACGATCGACGTCAAGGTGGGCGACGCGGCCGGCCGCATGTCCGACCTGCTGGCCCTGCAGATCGCCATCGAGCACGGCAATCCCGGCTCGGTGATGTGCTCGTACAACCTGGTCAACGGCGTGTATGCGTGCGAGAGCGACTACCTGCTGAACCGGGTGCTCAAGCGCGACTGGGGCTACCAGGGCTACGTGATGTCGGACTGGGGCGCCGTGCATTCGACCATTCCGGCCGCCCTGGCGGGCCTGGACCAGCAGTCCGGCTGGCCGTTCGATGCCTCGCCTTACTTCGGCCCCGCGCTGCGCGAGGCGGTGGACAACGGTCACGTGCCGAAGGCGCGGCTGGACGACATGGTGACCCGCATCCTGTGGGCGATGCACGCCAATGGCCTGATGGACAATCCCGTACCCGTCGTCGAGCCGGACAAGATCGACTTCGCCGCCCATGCCCAGGTCACGCGGCGCGGCGCGGAGGAGGGCATCGTGCTGCTCAAGAATGCCGGCGGCGTGCTGCCGCTGGCGCGCGATGTGCGCAAGATCGCCATCATCGGCGGCCATGCCGACGTGGCCGTGCTGTCCGGCGGCGGCGCCGCGCAAGTGCATCCGGTCGGCGGCAGCGCCGTCAAGGGCGAGGGCCCGCAGGGCTTCCCTGGGCCGATCGTCTGGTTCCCGTCGTCGCCGCTGAAGGCCCTGGCGGCGCGTACGCAGGCCGAGGTGACTTACCACGACGGCAAGGACGTGGCGGCGGCGGCCCGGCTGGCGGCGCAGAGCGACGTGGCCATCGTGTTCGGCACGCAGTGGACGGCCGAGAGCCTGGACGTGCCGTCGCTGGCGCTGCCGGACAACCAGGACGCGCTGGTCGACGCGGTCACCAGCGCCAACCGCCGCACCGTCGTCGTGCTGGAGACGGGCGGCCCGGTGACGATGCCATGGCTGGACCAGGCGGCCGCCGTGCTGGCGGCCTGGTATCCCGGCACGGCCGGTGGCGAGGCCATCGCGCGCGTGCTGACGGGCGAGGTGGACGCCTCCGGCCGGCTGCCGGCCACGTTCGCGCAGTCGGAAGCGCAGTTGCCCCGGCCGAAAATCGACGGCGACCCCACCAGCAAGACCGGCCGCTTCAAGACCGACTACGATATCGAGGGCGCGGCCGTCGGCTACAAGTGGTTCGAGAAGACGGGACGCAAGCCGGTGTTCGCGTTCGGCCATGGCTTGTCGTACACCACGTTCGCGTTCGACGGCCTGGTGGCGCGGCCGGCTGGCGGCGGCGCGGTCAGAGTGGACTTCGCGGTGAAGAACACGGGCACGCGCCCCGGCTACGCGGTGCCGCAGGTGTACGCCGCGGCGTTCAAGGCCGCGGGCTGGGAAGCGCCGCGCCGGCTGGCCGGCTGGGACAAGCTGCTGCTGCAGCCGGGCGAACGCAAGCAGGTCAGCGTGACCGTGCCGGCGCGCATGCTTGCCGTCTACGTGCCCAAGGCAGGCGCATGGAAGGTGGCGCCCGGCCAGTACACGTTCACCCTCGCTACCGCCGCCGATGCGCCGGTGGCGCAGGCCCGCGCGCGCGTCGGGGCAAGCACCATCCCGGTGGCGCTGCAGCCGGTCCGCTGA